A single Penaeus chinensis breed Huanghai No. 1 chromosome 7, ASM1920278v2, whole genome shotgun sequence DNA region contains:
- the LOC125027598 gene encoding mucin-1-like produces MENTDPRQSPEPQVPSASKDDPAANTKDDVASLADRLSLHSIPSIDRSDGTASPEASSNVPNLAHTPPNSPKTPILAHTPPPLPPANPPAQQLTPPAPAPSESPKTTGDALSITQSPSEAPSPGPLSQHSGQGEGHEPIDPAPGPPMSSGEMAMYGAYGSSPPSISGHYAGIGGLYSGSHPSSGIYSGSASLGSIYGSAGPPPVPPPPLEESGAVGGIHHRREHSLNSIHSIHSVNSFKEFYDKSTLNQFISTSPKLSNREMEMNRMSGLHGSIASSGDYSGLTEMFTEPVEEEVSTALLTNCIVKGAFIMLVHSFSV; encoded by the exons ATGGAGAACA CAGACCCAAGACAGTCACCAGAACCCCAGGTTCCTAGTGCATCCAAAGACGATCCCGCGGCCAACACCAAAGATGACGTAGCCTCCCTGGCCGACCGGCTCTCCCTCCACAGCATACCTAGTATAGATCGCAGCGATGGCACTGCTAGTCCTGAAGCTTCTTCCAATGTGCCCAACCTAGCTCACACACCCCCAAACTCCCCCAAGACCCCCATTTTAGCTCACACCCCACCACCCTTGCCTCCTGCCAATCCTCCGGCCCAGCAGTTAACGCCTCCTGCACCTGCACCCAGCGAGTCCCCCAAGACAACTGGAGATGCCCTAAGCATCACCCAAAGTCCAAGCGAGGCACCCTCCCCTGGCCCTCTTAGTCAGCACTCTGGCCAGGGTGAAGGACATGAACCCATTGATCCAGCTCCTGGCCCTCCCATGAGTAGCGGGGAGATGGCTATGTATGGTGCGTATGGCAGTAGCCCACCCTCCATATCGGGCCACTATGCTGGCATAGGAGGATTGTATAGTGGAAGCCATCCCTCGTCAGGAATTTACAGTGGCTCTGCTTCGTTAGGGAGCATCTATGGTAGTGCTGGTCCTCCACctgttcctccaccccccctgGAGGAGAGTGGTGCTGTGGGAGGGATTCACCACCGGAGGGAACACTCCCTCAATTCTATACACTCCATTCACTCTGTCAATTCCTTCAAGGAGTTCTATGACAAATCAACCCTCAACCAGTTCATCTCAACTTCTCCCAAGCTCTCAAATAG GGAAATGGAGATGAACCGAATGTCGGGCCTCCATGGCAGCATTGCAAGCAGTGGAGATTACAGCGGCCTAACGGAAATGTTTACGGAGCCCGTCGAGGAAGAGGTGAGTACAGCATTATTAACAAACTGTATTGTAAAAGGGGCTTTCATTATGTTAGTCCACAGTTTTAGCGTTTGA